A stretch of the Crocinitomicaceae bacterium genome encodes the following:
- a CDS encoding gliding motility-associated C-terminal domain-containing protein, with the protein MNSHVNSKINKIFNPGFFIFIVIFIHSGFSVRSQNIVINEVSQGPSGSKEYVEFLVTGPPLIYCDDTPTCIDLQGYIFDDNNGYLNGAPTSGVGIASGACRFANDPFWSCIPAGTLIVIYNDADINGSMPAQDISMADGNCTLVIPISSTLFDRHNTLPSSSDGSYATTGWISGGSWTPISMANTADGFQIYEPSNTTTPVFSVGWGPTNSLGDIYMGSGSASGEVYFADDCDFFNQTSWIDGSASTQQSPGSLNPSQSSCVGAMNASCDPPVITLSPTDETCAGSCDGSIAATVTGGSGLYTMSWSPAPGSGQGTNNASGLCADNFTFTIIDQNGTGCELSANTTVNSLGASVTPTFTAVAPICAGDALAALPTTSNNGITGSWSPALDNTTTTLYTFTPDAGQCANTTTLSITVNSSITPTFTAVTPICAGDALAALPTTSNNGITGSWSPALDNTTTTLYTFTPDAGQCASTTTLTITVNSSVTPTFTAVTPICAGDALAALPTTSNNGITGSWSPALDNTTTTLYTFTPDAGQCANTTTLTITVNSSVTPTFTAVTPICAGDALAALPTTSNNGITGSWSPAIDNTTTTLYTFTPDAGQCANTTTLTITVNSSITPTFTAVAPICAGDALAALPTTSNNGITGSWSPALDNTTTTLYTFTPDAGQCANTTTLTITVNSTINISVDVTICTGTDYTFPDGITHTNILLDETYFSILNTFSGCDSIIATNLFVTSGFSTSETVNICSGSDYTFADGTVHTNITINESYISTLMSMGGCDSLVTTNILVNSSFTNTEFLTICEGENHQFPDGTIQTITSNTTYISNLFTTAGCDSVITTQVTMIPSSNTLVNVTVCENSSYTFPDGTTQIISGFTTQTSVLASINGCDSLITSQISVNPIYQQTENISLCMGENYTFPDGTIHFNIISDEQYQSTFTSISGCDSIWITNILVIPLPTIDAGNDISVCEDIPVTLNASGADFYSWDQGMMNGVSVILLPGTYTFTVTGTSIAGCEASDGVSVIVNPNPQPNFNADVNAGCAPLIVNFSVSNTSSSGTFFWNFGNGNSGIGMNGTTQYTTSGQYDVSLSYTDDNGCNALVLYTNYIDVFDTLVATFTYNPQQPDMLNSEVIFDNNSIGATSYHWSFGDGTQSSDENPSHSYSGTPGSNYIVTLIVSNSVCEDTAQSIIQIQDQIIFYVPNAFTPDGDEYNEIFQPVFTSGFDPYDYHLMIFNRWGELIFESFNATVGWNGTYSDQGLVQDDVYVWKIDFKETMSDKRHTRTGHVVLLR; encoded by the coding sequence GGAGTTTCTGGTTACGGGTCCACCACTTATTTACTGTGATGATACGCCAACATGCATTGACCTGCAGGGTTATATTTTTGATGATAACAATGGATATCTGAACGGAGCACCTACCAGTGGAGTAGGTATTGCTTCAGGAGCATGCAGATTTGCTAATGATCCGTTTTGGTCATGCATTCCGGCGGGTACATTGATTGTAATTTATAATGATGCAGATATTAATGGCAGCATGCCGGCGCAAGATATTTCTATGGCCGACGGTAACTGCACACTAGTCATTCCTATTTCATCAACATTATTTGACAGACATAACACATTGCCAAGTTCAAGTGATGGATCATATGCAACAACGGGATGGATCAGCGGTGGTAGTTGGACTCCAATCTCCATGGCAAATACGGCGGATGGTTTTCAAATATATGAACCTTCCAATACCACCACTCCGGTTTTTTCTGTTGGCTGGGGTCCTACAAATTCTCTTGGAGATATTTACATGGGTTCAGGCAGCGCATCAGGAGAAGTGTACTTTGCAGATGACTGTGATTTTTTTAATCAAACATCATGGATTGATGGTTCTGCTTCAACTCAGCAATCGCCAGGTTCACTTAATCCATCTCAATCATCTTGTGTGGGAGCAATGAATGCTTCTTGCGATCCGCCGGTTATCACGTTGAGCCCAACTGATGAAACGTGTGCAGGGTCATGTGATGGATCCATTGCAGCTACCGTTACAGGTGGTTCAGGTTTATACACTATGTCATGGAGCCCGGCGCCCGGTTCTGGTCAAGGAACTAACAACGCGTCCGGACTATGTGCTGACAACTTCACTTTTACAATCATTGATCAAAACGGAACTGGATGTGAATTGTCTGCCAACACAACTGTGAATAGTTTAGGTGCATCTGTCACTCCAACCTTCACTGCTGTTGCTCCAATTTGTGCAGGTGATGCACTGGCCGCTTTGCCAACTACGTCAAACAATGGAATTACCGGAAGCTGGTCACCGGCTCTTGACAATACCACTACTACACTTTATACATTTACACCTGATGCAGGACAATGCGCAAACACAACTACATTATCTATTACTGTAAACTCATCAATCACTCCAACCTTCACTGCCGTTACTCCAATTTGTGCAGGTGATGCCTTAGCTGCTTTACCAACAACATCAAACAATGGAATTACCGGAAGCTGGTCTCCGGCTCTTGACAATACCACTACTACACTGTATACATTTACACCTGATGCAGGACAATGCGCAAGCACAACTACATTAACTATTACGGTGAATTCTTCTGTCACTCCAACCTTCACTGCTGTTACTCCAATTTGTGCAGGTGATGCCTTAGCTGCTTTACCAACAACTTCAAACAATGGAATCACAGGAAGCTGGTCACCGGCTCTTGACAATACCACTACTACACTGTATACATTTACACCTGATGCAGGACAATGCGCAAACACAACTACATTAACTATTACGGTGAATTCTTCTGTCACTCCAACCTTCACTGCTGTTACTCCAATTTGTGCAGGTGATGCCTTAGCTGCTTTACCAACAACATCAAACAATGGAATCACAGGAAGCTGGTCTCCGGCAATTGACAACACCACCACTACACTGTATACATTTACACCTGATGCAGGACAGTGTGCAAACACAACTACATTAACTATTACTGTAAACTCATCAATCACTCCAACCTTCACTGCTGTGGCTCCAATTTGTGCAGGTGATGCCTTAGCTGCTTTGCCAACAACTTCAAACAATGGAATCACAGGAAGCTGGTCACCGGCTCTTGACAATACCACTACTACACTGTATACATTTACACCTGATGCAGGACAATGCGCAAACACAACTACATTAACTATTACGGTGAACTCAACAATAAATATTTCAGTGGATGTTACAATTTGCACAGGCACTGATTATACTTTTCCGGATGGAATAACGCATACAAATATTTTGCTTGATGAGACTTATTTTTCCATCTTGAATACCTTTTCCGGTTGTGACAGTATCATTGCAACAAATCTGTTTGTTACTTCAGGATTTTCAACTAGTGAAACCGTAAATATTTGTTCCGGATCTGATTATACATTTGCTGACGGAACAGTTCACACGAATATCACCATCAATGAATCGTATATTTCTACTCTCATGTCAATGGGAGGATGTGATAGTTTAGTCACAACAAATATTTTAGTGAATTCTTCTTTTACAAATACAGAATTTTTAACTATTTGTGAAGGAGAAAATCATCAGTTCCCGGATGGAACAATTCAAACAATCACTAGTAATACAACCTATATATCAAACTTATTCACCACAGCCGGCTGTGACAGCGTGATCACAACACAAGTTACCATGATTCCATCTTCAAATACTTTGGTGAACGTAACAGTGTGTGAAAATTCGTCTTACACTTTTCCTGACGGAACAACACAAATTATTAGCGGTTTTACTACACAGACTTCCGTTCTTGCATCCATCAACGGGTGTGATTCATTGATTACAAGTCAAATTTCAGTGAACCCAATTTATCAGCAAACAGAAAATATTTCTTTGTGCATGGGTGAAAATTATACTTTTCCTGATGGCACCATTCATTTTAATATTATATCAGATGAGCAGTATCAATCCACATTTACCAGTATTTCAGGATGTGATAGTATTTGGATAACCAATATTCTTGTAATTCCGCTTCCAACAATTGATGCAGGTAATGATATTTCTGTCTGTGAAGATATACCGGTCACATTGAACGCTTCAGGTGCTGATTTTTATTCATGGGATCAAGGAATGATGAATGGCGTTTCAGTAATACTTCTGCCCGGCACTTACACATTCACTGTAACAGGAACTTCAATAGCAGGATGCGAAGCAAGCGATGGTGTAAGTGTTATTGTAAACCCTAATCCACAACCAAATTTCAATGCTGATGTGAACGCCGGATGTGCCCCATTGATTGTAAATTTTTCTGTCTCCAATACATCATCATCAGGAACATTTTTTTGGAATTTTGGAAATGGTAATTCTGGCATCGGAATGAATGGAACAACACAATACACAACATCCGGACAATATGATGTAAGCTTATCTTACACAGATGACAACGGCTGCAATGCGCTGGTTTTATATACCAATTACATTGATGTTTTTGATACACTGGTTGCTACTTTCACCTACAATCCGCAACAGCCGGACATGCTGAATTCAGAAGTCATCTTTGACAATAACTCTATCGGCGCCACATCATACCATTGGTCATTTGGTGACGGTACACAAAGTTCAGACGAAAATCCTTCACATAGTTATTCCGGAACTCCGGGAAGTAATTATATCGTCACACTCATTGTCAGCAATTCAGTTTGTGAGGACACAGCACAGAGTATTATTCAAATCCAAGATCAAATAATTTTTTATGTACCCAATGCATTTACACCGGATGGCGATGAATACAACGAGATATTTCAACCCGTTTTCACTTCAGGTTTTGACCCGTATGATTATCATTTGATGATTTTTAACCGGTGGGGTGAATTAATATTTGAATCATTTAATGCCACCGTAGGCTGGAATGGAACTTATTCTGATCAAGGTCTTGTTCAGGACGATGTTTACGTTTGGAAAATTGATTTCAAAGAAACCATGTCAGATAAAAGACATACTCGCACAGGTCATGTTGTCTTGTTGAGATAA
- a CDS encoding PstS family phosphate ABC transporter substrate-binding protein → MKTHIIYFGVAMLMLNSCKTEGNLNEEITRENIIIKGSDTEFLLVKELSDEFKENHDVDFDVTGEGSSKGIEALIANETSIANSSRKMSDDERISAMQNGVNPVQAIIAMDAVAFIAHPQNKVDSLSTLQLKGILSGDITNWKELGGEDHPINIYGRNQNSGTYRFLENRFVRDEGFDEAIQQMSSNQEILTAVENDPYGLGYVGVGFITDWNGKPNNSIWAMYLYTEGEDISYSPYESNAITNGDYPLVRPLYQYFNGVPAEMIREFLLFELSDDGQSIIRKNGFFPITEDYARENKANGIE, encoded by the coding sequence ATGAAAACGCATATTATTTATTTTGGTGTAGCCATGCTAATGCTGAATAGTTGCAAAACAGAAGGAAATTTAAATGAAGAAATTACCAGAGAAAATATAATCATTAAAGGATCTGACACAGAGTTTTTATTGGTAAAAGAATTGAGCGATGAGTTTAAAGAAAATCACGATGTAGATTTTGACGTGACCGGTGAAGGATCATCCAAAGGAATCGAAGCATTGATTGCAAATGAAACAAGTATTGCAAACAGTTCACGTAAAATGAGTGATGACGAAAGAATCAGTGCAATGCAAAACGGCGTAAATCCAGTGCAAGCAATTATAGCAATGGATGCAGTAGCTTTTATTGCGCATCCACAAAATAAAGTAGATAGTTTATCCACCTTGCAATTGAAAGGAATTTTGAGCGGTGACATTACAAATTGGAAAGAACTAGGAGGTGAAGATCATCCAATCAACATCTATGGAAGAAATCAAAATTCAGGTACCTATCGTTTTCTTGAGAACAGATTTGTACGAGATGAAGGTTTTGATGAAGCCATACAACAAATGAGTTCAAATCAAGAAATTCTAACTGCAGTTGAAAATGATCCGTATGGTTTAGGTTATGTTGGTGTTGGATTTATCACCGACTGGAATGGTAAACCGAACAATTCAATTTGGGCCATGTATTTGTACACTGAAGGTGAAGATATTTCATACTCCCCGTATGAGTCAAATGCCATTACTAATGGTGATTATCCACTGGTGCGACCACTGTATCAGTACTTCAATGGCGTACCTGCTGAAATGATCAGAGAATTTTTACTTTTTGAATTGTCAGACGATGGACAGTCTATTATCAGAAAGAATGGATTTTTTCCAATCACTGAAGATTATGCCAGAGAAAACAAAGCAAACGGAATTGAATGA